A single region of the Rhodococcus sp. W8901 genome encodes:
- a CDS encoding flavin-containing monooxygenase encodes MSLPVTDTSARAASPRQVDTLIIGSGFAGLGAAIKLTQAGKRNFLVLERGADVGGTWRDNTYPGAACDVPSHLYSYSFALNPEWTRSFSPQPEIQRYISSVARKYNVLDRHVFGCDVLSAHWNEDTARWDVRTSKGDFEAKIVVSAVGALCEPSLPDIKGIDEFEGEIFHSAQWNHDADLTGKRVAVIGTGASAIQIVPQLAQKVSHLDVYQRTAPWILPRADREYTKAEHLAFKYLPGFQKLCRTGIYWMRETQVVGLAKAPIFMKPLQLAAERHLRRQIEDRALRRKVTPDFQIGCKRMLISNNYYPALAQSNVDVVTDGIAEVRADSVVDRNGTVREVDAIVVATGFHVTDSPTFAGIFGKDGRSLAETFDEGGQQGYKGSAIANYPNMFFLVGPNTGLGHSSMVFMIESQLNYVVDAIDAIERYDIGTIEVRKDVQDRYNRELQDRLSKSVWNNGGCASWYLDKHGNNTTLWPGFTFEFRNMTKQFDLGAYRSVTTGDLPVPAPAAVSTAADIDTELTDLDDDKVAAQ; translated from the coding sequence ATGAGTCTTCCCGTCACAGATACTTCCGCCCGGGCGGCATCTCCGCGCCAGGTCGACACACTGATCATCGGCAGCGGCTTCGCCGGCCTCGGCGCGGCTATCAAACTGACGCAGGCAGGCAAGCGCAACTTCCTCGTCCTCGAGCGCGGCGCCGACGTGGGCGGCACGTGGCGCGACAACACCTATCCCGGTGCGGCGTGCGACGTCCCGTCGCACCTGTACTCGTACTCGTTCGCACTCAATCCGGAGTGGACCCGCTCGTTCTCGCCACAGCCCGAGATCCAGCGCTACATCTCGTCGGTCGCCCGCAAGTACAACGTGCTCGACAGGCACGTGTTCGGGTGCGACGTGCTCTCGGCGCACTGGAACGAGGACACGGCCCGCTGGGACGTCCGCACGTCGAAGGGCGACTTCGAGGCCAAGATCGTCGTCTCCGCCGTCGGCGCGCTGTGCGAGCCGTCGCTGCCCGACATCAAGGGCATCGACGAGTTCGAGGGCGAGATCTTCCACTCCGCGCAGTGGAACCACGACGCCGACCTCACCGGCAAGCGGGTCGCGGTGATCGGCACCGGCGCGTCGGCGATCCAGATCGTGCCGCAACTCGCGCAGAAGGTCTCCCACCTCGACGTGTACCAGCGCACCGCGCCGTGGATCCTGCCGCGCGCGGACCGCGAGTACACCAAGGCCGAGCATCTCGCGTTCAAGTACCTGCCCGGTTTCCAGAAGCTCTGCCGCACCGGCATCTACTGGATGCGGGAGACTCAGGTCGTGGGTCTGGCCAAGGCCCCGATCTTCATGAAGCCGTTGCAGCTCGCGGCCGAGCGCCACCTGCGCCGTCAGATCGAGGACAGGGCGCTGCGCCGCAAGGTCACCCCCGACTTCCAGATCGGCTGCAAGCGCATGCTGATCTCGAACAACTACTACCCGGCGCTCGCGCAGTCGAACGTCGACGTGGTCACCGACGGCATCGCCGAGGTGCGCGCCGATTCCGTCGTCGACAGGAACGGCACGGTCCGGGAGGTGGACGCGATCGTGGTTGCCACCGGCTTCCACGTCACCGACTCCCCCACCTTCGCCGGCATCTTCGGCAAGGACGGACGCTCGCTGGCCGAGACGTTCGACGAGGGCGGACAGCAGGGATACAAGGGCTCCGCAATCGCGAACTACCCCAACATGTTCTTCCTCGTCGGCCCCAACACCGGACTGGGCCACTCGTCGATGGTGTTCATGATCGAGTCGCAGCTCAACTACGTCGTCGATGCGATCGACGCGATCGAGCGCTACGACATCGGCACCATCGAGGTCCGCAAGGACGTGCAGGACCGCTACAACCGGGAACTGCAGGACAGGCTGTCCAAGAGCGTGTGGAACAACGGCGGCTGCGCCAGCTGGTACCTCGACAAGCACGGCAACAACACCACGCTGTGGCCGGGCTTCACGTTCGAGTTCCGCAACATGACAAAGCAATTCGACCTCGGCGCGTACCGCAGCGTGACCACCGGCGACCTGCCGGTGCCCGCACCCGCGGCGGTGTCGACCGCAGCAGACATCGATACCGAACTGACCGATCTCGACGACGACAAGGTGGCAGCACAGTGA
- a CDS encoding ABC transporter substrate-binding protein, whose amino-acid sequence MGRFAARLTIAALLAVVTACGVDTGSSVGGPETPEPVVVGASDTVESELVARLYAGALEAAGRSTEVVLGLGDRADRVAALDANRVALVPEHTGRLLHWFDPDADVTDAEDVFEALNKSLPEGLTVSDYSPADDRSALALSAAQADDLGARSIDDIASACAGMTLYASDTFREDAQALSGLRSAYGCTFGTVVPVRSTSDAARELIVGASPVGGTTAAAPDVARDELVVLADTKDAFTAQNVVPLFRSGVLRADDVKGLSVVLQLTTADLTDMAGRVRGGEITSADAAGEWLAEHI is encoded by the coding sequence GTGGGCAGGTTCGCGGCGCGGTTGACGATCGCTGCGCTGCTCGCGGTCGTGACGGCCTGCGGTGTGGACACCGGCAGCAGCGTCGGGGGACCCGAGACACCCGAACCGGTCGTCGTCGGCGCCTCGGACACGGTCGAGAGCGAACTCGTCGCCCGGTTGTACGCGGGCGCGCTCGAAGCTGCCGGGCGCAGCACCGAAGTCGTGCTGGGGCTGGGAGACCGCGCCGACCGCGTCGCCGCCCTCGATGCGAACCGGGTGGCACTGGTGCCGGAGCACACCGGGCGCCTCCTGCACTGGTTCGATCCGGACGCCGATGTCACCGACGCCGAGGACGTATTCGAGGCGCTCAACAAGTCTCTGCCCGAAGGCCTTACGGTGTCCGACTACTCGCCGGCCGACGACCGGTCCGCGCTGGCGCTGTCCGCGGCACAGGCCGACGACCTCGGTGCCCGGTCGATCGACGACATCGCTTCCGCGTGCGCAGGCATGACGCTGTACGCATCCGACACGTTCCGCGAGGATGCGCAGGCGCTCTCGGGTCTCCGATCGGCCTACGGGTGCACGTTCGGGACCGTCGTCCCGGTCCGTTCGACCTCCGACGCGGCCCGTGAACTGATCGTCGGCGCGTCACCCGTCGGCGGCACCACGGCCGCCGCACCCGACGTCGCGCGGGACGAGCTCGTCGTTCTCGCCGACACGAAGGACGCGTTCACCGCGCAGAACGTGGTGCCGCTCTTCCGCAGCGGGGTGCTGCGGGCCGACGACGTCAAGGGGCTCAGCGTGGTCCTGCAACTCACCACCGCGGACCTCACGGACATGGCCGGGCGGGTCCGCGGCGGCGAGATCACCTCGGCCGACGCCGCGGGGGAGTGGCTCGCCGAGCACATCTGA
- a CDS encoding selenium-binding protein SBP56-related protein: MSQPTTDPTFYRTAADAAAAPPESLAYVAAFDRAADQPDAMSVVDVDPGSDTYGRVVGWTEVPGLGNELHHFGWNACSSALKHEGHDMAGLARRYLIVPGLRSSTLNVLDTGPDPRRPTVTRVVDAAELAAKAGYSRPHTLHCGPDGIFMTCLGGADGSDGPGGIALLDHDTFDVLRRWETDRGPQYFAYDAWWHLNQNTLISSEWGTPSMIEDGLRPDLLLANEYGHAIHFWDLATGRHQQRVDLGAQHQMPLELRPSHDPEATWGFVGVVVSTEDLSASVWRWHRDDGGWAVDKVITIPAETAEPDALPPALKPFGAVPPLVTDIDLSVDDAFLYVSCWGTGELKQFDVRDPASPKETASVRLGGIVGRTAHPAAPDRPLSGGAQMVEISRDGRRVYVTNSLYGAWDDQFYPDGVGAWMALLHTDPRGGMTVDERFFPHDGDFRGLRAHQVRLQGGDASSDSYCYR, encoded by the coding sequence ATGAGTCAGCCGACGACGGACCCGACGTTCTACCGGACAGCCGCGGACGCGGCGGCCGCACCACCGGAGTCACTGGCCTACGTGGCCGCGTTCGACCGCGCGGCGGACCAGCCCGACGCGATGAGCGTCGTCGACGTGGATCCCGGCTCGGACACCTACGGCCGGGTGGTGGGCTGGACGGAAGTTCCCGGTCTGGGCAACGAGCTGCACCATTTCGGCTGGAACGCGTGTAGCAGCGCGTTGAAGCACGAGGGGCACGACATGGCGGGGCTGGCCCGCCGGTACCTCATCGTGCCGGGGCTGCGCTCGTCCACCCTGAACGTGCTCGACACCGGACCCGACCCGCGCCGGCCGACGGTGACCAGGGTGGTGGACGCCGCCGAACTCGCCGCCAAGGCCGGATACTCCCGGCCGCACACGTTGCACTGCGGGCCGGACGGCATCTTCATGACCTGCCTCGGAGGGGCCGACGGATCGGACGGCCCGGGCGGGATCGCCCTGCTCGATCACGACACGTTCGACGTGCTCCGACGCTGGGAGACCGATCGGGGACCGCAGTACTTCGCGTACGACGCCTGGTGGCATCTCAACCAGAACACGCTGATCAGCAGCGAATGGGGCACGCCGTCGATGATCGAGGACGGGCTGCGACCGGACCTGCTGCTGGCCAACGAGTACGGCCACGCAATCCATTTCTGGGACCTGGCCACCGGTCGGCACCAGCAGCGGGTGGACCTCGGCGCACAACACCAGATGCCGCTCGAACTGCGCCCGTCGCACGATCCGGAGGCCACCTGGGGATTCGTCGGCGTGGTGGTCTCGACCGAGGACCTGTCGGCCTCGGTGTGGCGCTGGCACCGCGACGACGGCGGTTGGGCGGTGGACAAGGTGATCACCATCCCGGCCGAGACCGCCGAGCCGGACGCGCTCCCACCGGCGCTGAAACCGTTCGGTGCGGTGCCCCCGCTCGTCACCGACATCGACCTGTCCGTCGACGACGCGTTCCTCTACGTCTCGTGCTGGGGCACCGGTGAGCTCAAGCAGTTCGACGTGCGGGACCCCGCCTCCCCGAAGGAGACCGCGTCCGTCCGGCTGGGGGGCATCGTCGGCCGCACCGCGCATCCGGCCGCACCGGACCGGCCGCTGTCCGGCGGTGCACAGATGGTCGAGATCAGTCGGGACGGCCGGCGGGTGTACGTCACCAACTCCCTGTACGGCGCCTGGGACGACCAGTTCTACCCGGACGGGGTCGGCGCCTGGATGGCGTTGCTGCACACCGATCCGCGCGGTGGGATGACCGTGGACGAGCGCTTCTTCCCGCACGACGGAGACTTCCGGGGCCTACGGGCGCACCAGGTCCGGCTCCAGGGTGGCGATGCCTCGTCGGATTCCTACTGTTACCGGTAG
- a CDS encoding HSP90 family protein — MTTRADGGSRPFQVHLGGIIELLSASIYTGPQVFIRELLQNGCDAIAARRDHEPGHIGTIRVLPADEAGAVFAVEDDGVGLTAAEVGELLATVGRSSKRDILDLPRTDRLGQFGIGLLSCFMVSDEIRVRSRSATGAPAVEWVGRTDGTFTVTELADDLPVGTRVELFPRPDSAGLVSRAGAHELADRFGRHLPVRVTVAGETVTRPASFLERTTVPSPELRELGREIVGAEPFATIPLHVPSTGTRGTAFVLPFQLSPGQRQSSRVYLGGMLLSERMDDLLPDWAFFVRSVVDTTGLHPTASRESLIEDTALEETRAELGAAVRRWVIGLAAESPHRLAAFLSVHHLALRALVLHDDELARFIVPHLPIETTEGQTTFGEAARRGTVRYTRTVDEFRQLAGIARPGAPIVNGGYVYDAEIAARLPEFVPGAAVEIVTVADEIDHLDVPPLSERAASRRLQERADAALADLDCATAVRAFQPETVPALYVADEAVLRNLRREQAGESAGGFWADVLGRVEDAAAASGADASGRLALNWRNRLVRTLAAVDDDAVLSRAVRILYVQALLAGHRPLRATDRSALTDAMTDIVHLSVGLDAGVVTDAGPHSPSTIDKDDHAD; from the coding sequence ATGACAACGAGAGCCGACGGCGGCAGCCGTCCATTCCAGGTACACCTCGGTGGGATCATCGAGCTTCTCAGCGCGAGCATCTACACCGGGCCGCAGGTCTTCATCCGTGAGCTCCTGCAGAACGGGTGCGATGCGATCGCGGCCCGTCGCGACCACGAACCCGGCCACATCGGCACCATCCGGGTGCTGCCCGCAGACGAGGCGGGGGCCGTGTTCGCGGTCGAGGACGACGGCGTCGGGCTGACCGCGGCCGAGGTGGGCGAGCTGCTCGCGACGGTGGGCCGCAGTTCCAAGCGCGACATCCTCGATCTGCCCCGCACCGACCGCCTCGGCCAGTTCGGGATCGGCCTGCTCAGCTGCTTCATGGTGAGCGACGAGATCCGGGTCCGGTCCCGGTCGGCCACCGGTGCGCCCGCCGTCGAATGGGTCGGCCGCACCGACGGCACGTTCACGGTGACCGAGCTCGCCGACGATCTGCCGGTCGGAACCCGGGTCGAACTGTTCCCCCGCCCGGACTCGGCCGGACTCGTATCGCGCGCGGGGGCGCACGAGCTGGCAGACCGGTTCGGCCGGCACCTGCCGGTGCGGGTGACCGTGGCCGGTGAGACGGTGACTCGACCGGCGTCGTTCCTCGAGCGCACGACAGTCCCGTCGCCCGAGCTGCGCGAGCTGGGCCGGGAGATCGTCGGTGCCGAGCCCTTCGCCACGATTCCGCTGCATGTCCCGTCCACCGGCACCCGGGGCACCGCGTTCGTGCTGCCGTTCCAGCTCTCCCCCGGCCAACGGCAGTCGAGCCGCGTCTACCTGGGCGGCATGCTGCTGTCCGAGCGCATGGACGACCTCCTGCCGGACTGGGCGTTCTTCGTGCGGTCCGTCGTGGACACCACCGGGCTGCACCCGACGGCCTCCCGCGAGTCCCTGATCGAGGACACCGCGCTCGAGGAGACTCGTGCCGAGCTGGGTGCCGCGGTTCGCCGCTGGGTCATCGGTCTGGCGGCGGAATCGCCGCACCGGCTGGCGGCGTTCCTGTCCGTGCACCATCTGGCGTTGCGGGCGCTCGTCCTCCACGACGACGAACTGGCCCGATTCATCGTCCCCCACCTGCCGATCGAGACCACCGAGGGGCAGACGACCTTCGGCGAGGCCGCCCGCCGCGGCACGGTGCGGTACACCCGGACCGTCGACGAGTTCCGGCAGCTGGCCGGGATCGCCCGCCCCGGCGCTCCGATCGTCAACGGCGGCTACGTCTACGACGCGGAGATCGCGGCCCGGCTGCCGGAGTTCGTGCCCGGTGCCGCAGTCGAGATCGTCACCGTGGCAGACGAAATCGACCACCTCGATGTGCCGCCGCTGTCCGAGCGGGCCGCGTCCCGCCGCCTGCAGGAGCGTGCCGACGCCGCGCTGGCGGACCTCGACTGCGCGACCGCGGTACGGGCGTTCCAGCCGGAAACCGTCCCCGCCCTGTACGTCGCGGACGAGGCGGTGCTCCGGAACCTGCGGCGCGAGCAAGCCGGCGAGTCGGCCGGTGGGTTCTGGGCCGATGTCCTCGGCCGGGTGGAGGACGCAGCGGCGGCCTCCGGTGCCGACGCCTCCGGTCGGCTGGCCCTGAACTGGCGAAATCGGTTGGTGCGTACCCTCGCCGCAGTCGACGACGATGCGGTGCTGTCGCGGGCGGTGCGGATCCTCTACGTCCAGGCACTGCTTGCCGGGCACCGGCCGCTGCGGGCGACCGATCGCTCGGCCCTGACCGACGCCATGACCGACATCGTGCACCTGTCCGTCGGTCTCGACGCGGGCGTCGTCACCGATGCCGGACCGCACTCCCCCTCCACCATCGACAAGGACGACCATGCCGACTGA
- a CDS encoding TetR/AcrR family transcriptional regulator yields the protein MEGAKRTRLSPQERRAQLIDLGVRMLAERTLEQISVEDIADRAGVSRGLLFHYFASKHDFHVEIVRHTSAEMLDRTAPNLDLEPIEILRDVMASYVDYVSENRDTYVSLLRGTASGDPAMREVFEQTRAEMARRVVEQLPTLGIEPDARIALSVRGWIAFVEEATITWLRAPEISREELIELLVTALPAVALSSDMAAALLQ from the coding sequence ATGGAAGGCGCAAAACGCACGCGGCTCAGCCCCCAGGAACGGCGCGCGCAGCTCATCGATCTGGGCGTGCGCATGCTCGCGGAACGGACGCTCGAACAGATCTCGGTCGAGGACATCGCCGACCGGGCTGGGGTGTCCCGCGGCCTGCTGTTCCACTACTTCGCGTCCAAGCACGACTTCCACGTCGAGATCGTCCGCCACACCAGCGCCGAGATGCTCGACCGCACCGCGCCGAACCTCGATCTGGAACCGATCGAGATCCTGCGCGACGTCATGGCGTCGTACGTCGACTACGTCTCCGAGAACCGCGACACCTACGTCTCGCTGCTGCGCGGAACCGCGAGCGGTGATCCGGCGATGCGGGAGGTGTTCGAACAGACCCGGGCCGAGATGGCACGCCGGGTCGTCGAGCAGTTGCCGACGCTCGGCATCGAACCGGACGCGCGCATCGCGCTGTCCGTGCGAGGCTGGATCGCCTTCGTCGAGGAAGCGACCATCACATGGCTGCGGGCGCCCGAGATCTCCCGTGAGGAACTGATCGAACTCCTGGTCACGGCGCTGCCGGCCGTTGCGCTCAGCTCCGACATGGCGGCGGCGCTGCTCCAGTAG
- a CDS encoding ABC transporter ATP-binding protein produces the protein MISFSGVTKRFPDGTVAVDDLDLKIDEGSFTVFVGPSGCGKTTSMRMINRMVLPTAGTVTVDGQDVAATDAVRLRLGIGYVIQSAGLLPHRTVVDNVATVPVLRGDSRRAARRVALEVLERVGLDPALAGRYPGQLSGGQQQRVGVARALAADPPILLMDEPFSAVDPVVRADLQSEMLRLQSELRKTIVFVTHDIDEAVRLGDRLAVFGPHGRLQQFDTPRSVLSAPATDFVADFVGHDRGYRGLSFRSADTVELREIRRVRESEAATTTLGPDEWALIVTADDRPQGWIDAAGVDAVRTGRTVADATAAGGSLFTVGTDLRRALDAAISSPSGIGVAVDERGVVAGGIDAADVIARLAEQRREEDRLRNGR, from the coding sequence GTGATCTCGTTCTCCGGTGTCACCAAACGTTTTCCCGACGGCACGGTGGCCGTCGACGACCTCGACCTGAAGATCGACGAAGGCTCGTTCACGGTGTTCGTCGGCCCGTCCGGGTGCGGCAAGACGACGTCGATGCGGATGATCAACCGGATGGTGCTGCCCACCGCGGGAACCGTCACCGTCGACGGTCAGGACGTGGCCGCGACGGACGCCGTCCGACTGCGACTCGGCATCGGGTACGTCATCCAGAGCGCCGGCCTGCTGCCGCACCGCACCGTCGTCGACAACGTCGCGACCGTTCCGGTGCTGCGCGGCGACTCGCGCCGCGCAGCGCGGCGGGTCGCGCTCGAGGTGCTCGAACGCGTGGGCTTGGACCCGGCGCTGGCCGGACGGTATCCGGGCCAGCTGTCCGGCGGTCAGCAGCAGCGGGTGGGCGTGGCCCGGGCATTGGCGGCCGATCCCCCGATCCTGTTGATGGACGAGCCGTTCAGCGCGGTGGATCCGGTGGTACGGGCCGATCTGCAGTCGGAGATGCTGCGGCTGCAGTCCGAGCTGCGCAAGACCATCGTGTTCGTCACCCACGACATCGACGAGGCCGTCCGGCTCGGCGACCGGCTCGCGGTGTTCGGCCCGCACGGCCGCCTGCAGCAGTTCGACACGCCGCGCAGCGTACTCTCGGCGCCCGCAACCGATTTCGTTGCCGACTTCGTGGGGCACGATCGGGGGTACCGCGGATTGTCCTTCCGCAGCGCCGACACGGTGGAGCTGCGCGAGATCCGCCGCGTGCGCGAATCCGAAGCCGCGACAACCACGCTCGGCCCCGACGAATGGGCGTTGATCGTCACCGCCGACGACCGCCCCCAGGGTTGGATCGACGCGGCCGGGGTCGACGCCGTCCGCACCGGACGCACCGTCGCGGACGCGACCGCGGCCGGCGGTTCGCTGTTCACGGTCGGCACGGACCTGCGCCGGGCCCTCGACGCCGCCATCTCCTCGCCCTCCGGGATCGGTGTCGCGGTGGACGAGCGCGGTGTGGTCGCCGGGGGCATCGACGCGGCCGACGTGATCGCCCGGCTGGCCGAGCAGCGGCGCGAAGAGGACCGACTGCGGAACGGCCGGTGA
- a CDS encoding ABC transporter substrate-binding protein yields the protein MKSSRIHRLAGVAVAASLALLTACGSSDPLESNGSSGGDPNSIVVGSANFPESETVGFVYAEALRANGFDVQTKMNIGSREIYVPALRDGSLTLIPDYTGNLLDYIDPSSTATTAEEIDAALPAALAPDLAITTPAPAEDKDAVVVTRETAEKWNLTSIADLAAHSAEVKFAAPAEFQERAVGLPGLRENYGLEISPSNFVPIADGGGPATVKALTSGQVTAANIFTTSPAIEANDLVVLADPKSNFPAQNVVPLLRASAKTEQLARVLDAVSAKLTTEELVGLNDAVSGDSKTEPEAAAKQWVARQGLDAPVS from the coding sequence ATGAAGAGTTCTCGGATCCACAGGCTCGCGGGCGTCGCAGTCGCGGCGTCACTGGCACTCCTCACGGCGTGCGGCAGCAGCGACCCGCTCGAAAGCAATGGATCGAGCGGTGGTGACCCCAACTCGATCGTCGTCGGCTCCGCCAACTTCCCCGAGTCGGAGACGGTCGGCTTCGTCTACGCCGAGGCGCTGCGGGCCAACGGTTTCGACGTGCAGACCAAGATGAACATCGGTTCCCGGGAGATCTACGTCCCGGCCCTGCGCGACGGTTCGCTCACGCTCATTCCCGACTACACCGGGAATCTCCTCGACTACATCGACCCGTCCTCGACGGCCACGACCGCCGAGGAAATCGACGCCGCCCTGCCCGCTGCGCTCGCGCCGGATCTCGCGATCACCACACCCGCACCGGCCGAGGACAAGGACGCCGTCGTGGTGACGCGCGAGACGGCCGAGAAATGGAACCTGACGTCGATCGCCGACCTCGCCGCGCATTCGGCGGAGGTGAAGTTCGCGGCGCCGGCCGAGTTCCAGGAGCGCGCGGTGGGTCTTCCGGGCCTGCGCGAGAACTACGGACTCGAGATCTCGCCGTCCAACTTCGTTCCGATCGCCGACGGCGGTGGCCCCGCGACGGTGAAGGCGCTGACGTCGGGACAGGTGACCGCCGCGAACATCTTCACGACCTCACCCGCGATCGAGGCGAACGATCTGGTGGTGCTGGCCGATCCGAAGAGCAACTTCCCGGCGCAGAACGTGGTGCCGCTGCTGCGTGCATCCGCGAAGACCGAGCAGTTGGCGCGCGTCCTGGACGCTGTGTCGGCGAAGCTCACCACCGAGGAGTTGGTGGGCCTCAACGACGCCGTATCGGGCGACAGCAAGACCGAACCGGAGGCCGCGGCGAAGCAGTGGGTCGCACGGCAGGGATTGGACGCTCCCGTCTCGTGA
- a CDS encoding SDR family NAD(P)-dependent oxidoreductase, with protein MSEFAGEVCVITGAGSGIGRAVALNLAGQGAKLALSDMDPAGLAETVRQVEALGAHVKSDHLDVTQREAVLEYADAVVAHFGKVNQIYNNAGIAFHGEVERSEFKDIERIMDVDFWGVVNGTKAFLPHVIASGDGHIVNVSSLFGLLSIPGQSAYNAAKFAVRGFTESLRQEMLIAKHPVKVTCVHPGGIKTAIARNAAVPDGDDQVTFAQFFDKHLARTTPEDAAKTIVNGVRKGKARVLIGADAKFLDAWVRIVGPSYQRVVATITSRVLPKAN; from the coding sequence GTGAGTGAATTCGCGGGCGAGGTCTGTGTCATCACCGGTGCGGGGTCCGGCATCGGCCGGGCCGTAGCACTGAACCTCGCCGGACAGGGCGCGAAACTCGCTCTCTCGGATATGGATCCGGCAGGCCTGGCGGAGACGGTACGACAGGTCGAGGCGCTCGGCGCGCACGTGAAGTCCGATCATCTCGACGTCACCCAGCGCGAGGCCGTCCTCGAGTACGCGGACGCCGTCGTGGCGCACTTCGGCAAGGTCAACCAGATCTACAACAACGCCGGCATCGCCTTCCACGGCGAGGTCGAGCGCTCGGAGTTCAAGGACATCGAGCGCATCATGGACGTCGACTTCTGGGGTGTCGTGAACGGCACCAAGGCGTTCCTGCCGCACGTGATCGCGTCCGGCGACGGACACATCGTCAATGTCTCGAGCCTGTTCGGACTGCTGTCGATTCCGGGCCAGAGCGCGTACAACGCAGCCAAGTTCGCGGTGCGCGGGTTCACCGAATCGCTGCGCCAGGAGATGCTGATCGCCAAGCACCCCGTGAAGGTGACGTGCGTGCATCCCGGCGGCATCAAGACCGCGATCGCCCGAAACGCGGCGGTGCCCGACGGCGACGACCAGGTGACCTTCGCCCAGTTCTTCGACAAGCACCTGGCCCGCACCACGCCCGAGGACGCCGCGAAGACCATCGTGAACGGAGTGCGAAAAGGCAAGGCGCGCGTGCTGATCGGTGCCGACGCCAAGTTCCTCGACGCCTGGGTGCGCATCGTCGGCCCGAGCTACCAGCGGGTGGTCGCGACGATCACCTCGCGCGTCCTGCCGAAGGCGAACTGA